One Deinococcus sp. LM3 genomic region harbors:
- a CDS encoding carbohydrate ABC transporter permease has product MTTAPTPDRPARRAPSLDGKRIGAYLLIALGALLTIAPFYFMFVFATHTRSDIFQLPPPTWFGSNLDENYRNLVERVPFWRNLWNSLYLAVLTTGFTLFFCTLAGYAFAMFSFKGREVLFGLLLATMLIPGTLNIVPYALIMQALGWIDQPRALWVPGMASAFGIFLMRQYIGSSIPRELVEAARIDGATEFGIFRRVIVPLTGPAMATLGLVTFVQSWNGFLGPLIIFRTAETYTAPLALRSMQGIANTDWGALMCGVALTVVPLLILFALASRQLIEGLTAGATKG; this is encoded by the coding sequence ATGACCACCGCCCCCACACCCGACCGCCCCGCCCGCCGCGCCCCCAGCCTGGACGGCAAACGCATCGGCGCGTACCTGCTGATCGCCCTGGGCGCCCTGCTGACCATCGCGCCGTTCTACTTCATGTTCGTGTTCGCCACGCACACCCGCAGCGACATCTTCCAGCTGCCGCCGCCCACTTGGTTCGGTAGTAACCTCGACGAGAACTACCGTAACCTCGTGGAACGCGTGCCGTTCTGGCGCAACCTCTGGAACAGCCTGTACCTCGCGGTGCTGACCACCGGCTTCACGCTGTTCTTCTGCACGCTGGCCGGGTACGCCTTCGCGATGTTCTCGTTCAAGGGCCGCGAGGTGCTGTTCGGACTGCTGCTGGCCACCATGCTGATCCCCGGCACACTGAACATCGTCCCGTACGCGCTGATCATGCAGGCGCTGGGCTGGATCGACCAGCCGCGCGCCCTGTGGGTGCCGGGCATGGCGAGCGCCTTCGGGATCTTCCTGATGCGGCAGTACATCGGCAGTTCCATCCCGCGCGAACTGGTCGAGGCGGCCCGCATCGACGGCGCCACCGAATTCGGCATCTTCCGCCGCGTGATCGTTCCCCTGACCGGCCCGGCCATGGCCACGCTGGGCCTCGTGACGTTCGTGCAGTCCTGGAACGGCTTCCTGGGGCCGCTGATCATCTTCCGTACCGCCGAGACCTACACCGCGCCCCTGGCGCTGCGCTCCATGCAGGGCATCGCGAACACCGACTGGGGCGCCCTGATGTGCGGTGTCGCCCTGACCGTCGTGCCGCTGCTGATCCTGTTCGCCCTGGCCTCCCGCCAGCTGATCGAGGGCCTGACCGCCGGCGCCACCAAGGGCTGA
- a CDS encoding ABC transporter substrate-binding protein: MRQLPRLTLTLTAVLCAALGSASAQKTTITVGVFPDLDSVVKAALPGFNKLYPNITVKINSLAYADHHTALTTALSTGKGAADVVAIDFGYVARFAEGNGLVDISKAPYNAGQFRNQFVAYTYPQAMTQDGRMVGMPTDIGPGAMFYRTDMLKKAGVSAASLNSSWESYISNGRKVVAANPGSFLIPDAGQAAQIIIRTGLKSGEGLFFDKNNNVLVDPKNPRFVRAFTIAKQIRDAKLDARAGGAFSPEWTTAFQKGNLATEFSGAWLVGHMQNWLAKDFSGKWGSQQLPGNTFASWGGSFYGIPQQSQHKTEAWALIKYLTTNKDQQVMAFKTTGAFPALRSAANDPVFNEGVPYLNGQKARVLWRQAALKIQPLDVNKLDPIAEQIVNDALNSVLDGSKDITAALTEAKNLITRRAR; the protein is encoded by the coding sequence ATGCGCCAGCTGCCCCGACTGACCCTGACCCTGACTGCCGTCCTCTGCGCCGCCCTCGGCAGCGCCAGCGCCCAGAAAACCACCATCACCGTCGGCGTCTTCCCCGACCTCGACAGCGTCGTGAAGGCCGCGCTGCCCGGCTTCAACAAGCTCTACCCGAACATCACGGTCAAGATCAACTCGCTGGCCTACGCCGACCACCACACCGCCCTGACCACCGCGCTCTCCACCGGCAAGGGCGCCGCCGACGTGGTCGCCATCGACTTCGGCTACGTCGCCCGCTTCGCGGAAGGCAACGGTCTGGTCGACATCAGCAAGGCCCCCTACAATGCCGGGCAGTTCCGCAACCAGTTCGTGGCGTACACCTACCCGCAGGCCATGACCCAGGACGGCCGCATGGTCGGCATGCCCACCGACATCGGTCCCGGCGCGATGTTCTACCGCACCGACATGCTCAAGAAAGCCGGCGTGAGCGCCGCCTCCCTGAACTCCAGCTGGGAAAGCTACATCAGCAACGGCCGCAAGGTCGTCGCCGCCAACCCCGGCTCCTTCCTGATCCCCGACGCCGGGCAGGCCGCGCAGATCATCATCCGCACCGGCCTCAAGAGCGGCGAGGGCCTGTTCTTCGACAAGAACAACAACGTGCTGGTCGATCCCAAGAACCCCCGCTTCGTGCGTGCCTTCACCATCGCCAAGCAGATCCGCGACGCCAAACTCGACGCCCGCGCCGGCGGCGCGTTCAGCCCCGAGTGGACCACCGCCTTCCAGAAAGGCAACCTCGCCACCGAGTTCAGCGGCGCGTGGCTGGTCGGGCACATGCAGAACTGGCTCGCCAAGGACTTCAGCGGCAAGTGGGGCTCGCAGCAGCTGCCGGGCAACACCTTCGCCAGCTGGGGCGGCTCCTTCTACGGCATCCCCCAGCAGAGCCAGCACAAGACCGAGGCCTGGGCGCTCATCAAGTACCTGACCACCAACAAGGACCAGCAGGTCATGGCGTTCAAGACCACCGGCGCGTTCCCCGCGCTGCGTTCGGCCGCGAACGACCCCGTCTTCAACGAGGGCGTGCCGTACCTGAACGGCCAGAAAGCCCGCGTGCTGTGGCGTCAGGCCGCGCTGAAAATCCAGCCGCTGGACGTGAACAAGCTCGACCCCATCGCCGAACAGATCGTGAACGACGCCCTGAACAGCGTCCTTGACGGCAGCAAGGACATCACGGCCGCCCTGACCGAGGCGAAGAACCTGATCACCCGCCGCGCCCGCTGA
- a CDS encoding HD-GYP domain-containing protein yields the protein MARRTDPPITPPARPEPGSATGTDHLHLTLPERGGPLDWSGPRAVRHAALPWLVMLGTLDLHRAAWGERVTLRRPRHRAVRLAGAHRQALCAVLEAAVPGGPELRLDWSGRPARHAAGPALHAARPADLPAELLGCLTLPPAQALDAAMPFLRRAGVLRAQLSDGEELTDLHLHPATLHPPAPALHALNIGPPHATLGRLWLGAPPGPDAHAAAHALFVPARAAARQAELTRVARAARLSLDLQGAAQALRDGHALPEEALQAAQRLTRARGAALLTTRGALLQTGTLDAPALRRAARSLHLMRGPGRATPPTPALLDLGTPGGWTLLVPLTSPEAAGGAWAFQLDASAQPWLSDPDDLIWDTLGRAARDPAHATGPRGLERRQEGGVTLSPTLLSVLGSLGDSQIPSQIAGRGLSHLTGDGGAVGGAYLTAPGGPVAGDAGRDLAASAGRVTALRAPEVQTELWRASGQGEARQLTLPGPAPAFLSVSPVQVGGQTTGVLALLHAAPPPPATLPLLSVLAGQVGKASEQQRVLRDLAQVREQTFRVLGRVLEYRSFETKGHTDRVTALALRLGQALDLPSTQLAHLRWGAYLHDLGKIAIADDVLHKQGALTAPERRWMRRHVTIGETLLREQGLVPTEVLQIVRHHHERWDGTGYPDGLSGRDIPLLARLFAVVDVFDALSSERPYKAPWSRADTLRELRRVSGTHLDPDLVETFLIMLESPAWSGPPAEPFDTALH from the coding sequence ATGGCCCGCAGGACCGACCCACCCATCACCCCACCGGCCCGGCCGGAACCCGGTTCCGCCACCGGAACGGATCACCTGCACCTGACCCTGCCGGAGCGGGGAGGGCCGCTCGACTGGTCCGGTCCCCGCGCCGTCCGGCACGCCGCCCTGCCGTGGCTGGTCATGCTGGGCACCCTGGACCTGCACCGCGCCGCCTGGGGCGAACGGGTGACGCTGCGCCGGCCCAGACACCGGGCCGTCCGGCTGGCCGGCGCGCACCGGCAGGCGCTGTGCGCCGTGCTGGAAGCCGCCGTGCCGGGCGGGCCGGAGTTGCGCCTGGACTGGTCCGGACGGCCCGCCCGGCACGCGGCGGGACCGGCCCTGCACGCGGCCCGGCCTGCCGACCTGCCTGCCGAACTGCTGGGCTGCCTGACCCTGCCGCCCGCGCAGGCGCTGGACGCCGCCATGCCGTTTCTGCGGCGGGCCGGCGTGCTGCGCGCGCAACTCAGTGACGGCGAGGAACTGACCGACCTGCACCTGCACCCGGCGACCCTGCACCCGCCCGCCCCGGCCCTGCACGCCCTGAATATCGGCCCACCGCACGCCACGCTGGGCCGCCTGTGGCTCGGCGCACCCCCCGGCCCGGACGCGCACGCCGCCGCGCACGCCCTGTTCGTCCCGGCGCGCGCCGCCGCCCGGCAGGCCGAACTGACCCGCGTCGCCCGCGCGGCCCGCCTGAGCCTGGACCTGCAGGGGGCCGCGCAGGCGCTGCGCGACGGCCACGCCCTGCCCGAGGAAGCGTTGCAGGCCGCGCAGCGCCTGACCCGCGCGCGCGGCGCGGCCCTGCTGACCACACGCGGCGCGCTGCTGCAGACCGGCACGCTGGACGCCCCGGCCCTGCGCCGCGCCGCGCGCAGCCTCCACCTGATGCGCGGCCCTGGCCGCGCCACGCCGCCCACCCCGGCCCTGCTGGACCTGGGAACGCCCGGCGGGTGGACCCTGCTGGTCCCGCTGACGTCCCCCGAGGCGGCCGGCGGCGCGTGGGCGTTCCAGCTGGACGCCTCGGCGCAGCCGTGGCTGAGCGACCCGGACGACCTGATCTGGGACACGCTGGGCCGCGCGGCCCGCGATCCTGCCCACGCCACCGGCCCGCGCGGTCTGGAGCGGCGGCAGGAGGGCGGCGTGACGCTCTCGCCGACGCTGCTGAGCGTGCTGGGCAGTCTGGGAGACAGTCAGATTCCCAGTCAGATCGCCGGGCGCGGCCTGAGTCACCTGACCGGCGACGGTGGCGCGGTGGGCGGCGCGTACCTGACGGCTCCCGGCGGGCCCGTCGCGGGTGACGCCGGGCGTGACCTGGCGGCCTCGGCCGGCCGCGTGACGGCGCTGCGGGCCCCCGAGGTGCAGACCGAACTGTGGCGCGCGTCCGGTCAGGGTGAGGCGCGTCAGCTCACGCTGCCCGGCCCGGCCCCCGCGTTCCTGAGCGTCAGTCCCGTGCAGGTGGGCGGTCAGACGACCGGCGTGCTGGCGCTGCTGCACGCCGCCCCGCCCCCGCCAGCCACGCTGCCGCTGCTGAGCGTCCTGGCGGGGCAGGTGGGCAAGGCCAGCGAGCAGCAGCGGGTCCTGCGGGACCTCGCGCAGGTACGCGAGCAGACCTTCCGGGTGCTGGGCCGCGTGCTGGAGTACCGCAGTTTCGAGACCAAGGGTCACACCGACCGCGTGACCGCCCTGGCGCTGCGGCTGGGGCAGGCGCTGGACCTGCCGAGCACGCAACTCGCGCACCTGCGCTGGGGCGCGTACCTGCACGACCTGGGCAAGATCGCCATCGCCGACGACGTGCTGCACAAGCAGGGAGCCCTGACCGCCCCCGAGCGGCGCTGGATGCGGCGGCACGTCACGATCGGCGAGACGCTGCTGCGCGAACAGGGCCTCGTGCCGACCGAGGTGCTGCAGATCGTCCGGCACCACCACGAACGCTGGGACGGCACCGGCTACCCCGACGGTCTGAGCGGCCGCGACATTCCGCTGCTGGCGCGCCTGTTCGCGGTCGTGGACGTGTTCGACGCCCTGAGCAGCGAGCGGCCCTACAAGGCCCCGTGGTCGCGGGCCGACACGCTGCGCGAGCTGCGGCGCGTGTCGGGCACGCACCTGGACCCGGATCTGGTCGAGACTTTCCTGATCATGCTGGAATCGCCCGCATGGTCCGGGCCGCCCGCCGAACCGTTCGACACGGCCCTGCACTGA
- a CDS encoding 50S ribosomal protein L11 methyltransferase: protein MLVYHLPGTFETREDHLDLLWEAGATGLEERAGLIRAYFDEQTDLPADISDGEWRDEADQDWQAEFKANLRPVPAGRVTIVPPWLRAEVPSTQVPLIIEPGMAFGTGHHATTRMAVEALSALDLGGQTVLDVGTGSGVLAIAAALLDARYALGVDIDPVTIPIATENAEQNGVPAGRAAFMVGTLGDDLPGDVVTDGVFDVLVANLYAELHDLLVGAYVGHLRAGGPLILTGILVSKLPLVQGALDREGFTDVQVRTDGDWALVTARNA, encoded by the coding sequence ATGCTGGTCTACCATCTTCCCGGAACGTTCGAAACGCGCGAGGATCACCTCGACCTGCTGTGGGAGGCCGGCGCGACCGGCCTGGAGGAACGCGCCGGCCTGATCCGCGCGTACTTCGACGAGCAGACCGACCTGCCCGCTGACATCAGCGACGGCGAGTGGCGGGACGAGGCCGATCAGGACTGGCAGGCGGAATTCAAGGCGAACCTGCGGCCCGTGCCTGCCGGGCGCGTGACCATCGTGCCACCGTGGCTGCGCGCCGAGGTGCCGTCCACCCAGGTGCCGCTGATCATCGAGCCGGGCATGGCCTTCGGGACCGGGCACCACGCGACCACCCGCATGGCTGTCGAGGCGCTCTCGGCGCTGGACCTGGGCGGGCAGACCGTGCTGGACGTGGGCACCGGCAGCGGCGTTCTGGCCATCGCGGCGGCGCTGCTGGACGCCCGCTACGCGCTGGGCGTGGATATCGACCCGGTCACCATTCCGATTGCCACGGAGAACGCGGAGCAGAACGGCGTTCCGGCGGGCCGCGCGGCGTTCATGGTGGGCACGCTGGGTGACGACCTGCCGGGCGACGTGGTGACAGACGGTGTGTTCGACGTGCTGGTCGCGAACCTGTACGCGGAACTGCACGACCTGCTGGTGGGCGCGTATGTGGGGCACCTGCGCGCGGGCGGGCCGCTGATCCTGACCGGCATCCTGGTCAGCAAACTGCCGCTGGTGCAGGGCGCCCTGGACCGCGAGGGCTTCACGGACGTGCAGGTGCGAACCGACGGCGACTGGGCGCTCGTGACCGCCCGCAACGCATGA
- the proC gene encoding pyrroline-5-carboxylate reductase yields the protein MKLVIVGVGKLGLALLEGVVARGVMPASEIGLLDLNTARSEEIAERTGARVVTAAQLPAAERILISLQPRVFPEAAEWLAQENAGYISTMAGVSAAALTRRLGTKRVVRVMPNLAATIGRSQTAITGPREATDAGDLAFARHLFTAVGDAYELPEHLFNAFTGMSASGPAYVAVVAEALADGGVRMGLPRPLANELAAKLLVSTGELLQLRAHPAMLKDEVASPGGTTIAGLAALESAGVRGGLIEAVVQATRRGTDLGRDQE from the coding sequence ATGAAACTCGTGATCGTCGGTGTGGGAAAGCTGGGCCTGGCCCTGCTGGAAGGCGTGGTGGCCCGCGGCGTGATGCCGGCCTCCGAGATCGGCCTGCTGGACCTGAACACCGCCCGCAGTGAGGAGATCGCCGAGCGGACCGGGGCGCGCGTCGTGACGGCCGCGCAACTGCCGGCCGCCGAGCGGATCCTGATCAGTCTGCAACCCCGCGTGTTTCCGGAAGCGGCCGAGTGGCTGGCGCAGGAGAACGCCGGGTACATCAGCACCATGGCGGGCGTGAGCGCGGCCGCGCTGACCCGCCGCCTCGGCACGAAACGGGTGGTGCGGGTCATGCCGAACCTCGCGGCGACCATCGGGCGCAGCCAGACGGCCATCACGGGTCCGCGCGAGGCGACCGACGCGGGCGACCTGGCGTTCGCGCGTCACCTGTTCACGGCGGTCGGGGACGCCTACGAGCTGCCCGAACACCTGTTCAACGCCTTTACCGGCATGAGTGCCAGCGGCCCGGCCTACGTGGCCGTGGTCGCCGAGGCGCTGGCCGACGGGGGCGTGCGCATGGGCCTGCCGCGCCCGCTGGCGAACGAGCTGGCCGCCAAGCTGCTCGTCTCGACCGGCGAGCTGTTGCAGCTGCGGGCGCATCCGGCGATGCTCAAGGACGAGGTCGCCAGTCCGGGCGGCACGACCATCGCGGGACTGGCGGCGCTGGAATCGGCGGGCGTGCGCGGCGGGCTGATCGAGGCGGTCGTGCAGGCGACCCGACGGGGCACGGACCTGGGCCGCGATCAGGAGTAG
- a CDS encoding sugar ABC transporter permease: MQATLKPSKPRRRPSWSDFQRRYAPYLFISPFFILFFAFGLFPILFNAYLSFHQWQPGTGLGEMKFVGLRNYTDNLTDPTFWQSLKNTAILALLSGLPQHLIAIPLAFAIQGGLRRMQNFVTAVYFLPYITSIVAISVIFFTLFSWQYGVINSVLNALSGLPLIGALFPSEKINWLGEKEYVQSAVAMVVVWRYTGWNMLLYLSGLQAIPRELYEAASVDGATRAQQFRYITLPLLRPIMFIAVTLSLIGGLQLFEEPFILTNGSGGAGQAGLTTVMYMYRTYASYSDAGVAAAMSWLLFLVIGVLTLVNNRAFGRSGLAGRD, encoded by the coding sequence ATGCAAGCAACCCTGAAACCATCCAAACCCCGCCGCCGCCCCAGCTGGAGTGACTTCCAGCGGCGGTACGCGCCGTACCTGTTCATCAGTCCGTTCTTCATCCTGTTCTTCGCGTTCGGGCTGTTCCCGATCCTGTTCAACGCCTACCTGAGCTTCCACCAGTGGCAGCCCGGCACCGGCCTGGGCGAGATGAAGTTCGTGGGCCTGCGCAACTACACCGACAACCTGACCGACCCGACCTTCTGGCAGTCCCTGAAGAATACCGCCATCCTGGCGCTGCTCTCGGGCCTGCCGCAGCACCTGATCGCCATTCCGCTGGCCTTCGCCATCCAGGGTGGCCTGCGGCGCATGCAGAACTTCGTGACCGCCGTGTACTTCCTGCCGTACATCACGTCCATCGTGGCGATCTCGGTGATCTTCTTCACGCTGTTCTCGTGGCAGTACGGCGTGATCAACTCGGTCCTGAACGCCCTGAGCGGCCTGCCGCTGATCGGCGCATTGTTCCCCTCCGAGAAGATCAACTGGCTGGGCGAGAAGGAGTACGTGCAGAGCGCCGTCGCCATGGTCGTCGTGTGGCGCTACACCGGCTGGAACATGCTGCTGTACCTCAGCGGCCTGCAGGCCATCCCGCGTGAACTGTACGAGGCGGCCAGCGTGGACGGCGCCACCCGCGCCCAGCAGTTCCGCTACATCACGCTGCCGCTGCTGCGGCCCATCATGTTCATCGCCGTGACCCTCAGCCTGATCGGCGGCCTGCAACTGTTCGAGGAGCCGTTCATCCTGACCAACGGCAGCGGCGGCGCCGGACAGGCCGGCCTGACCACCGTGATGTACATGTACCGCACCTACGCCTCGTACTCGGACGCCGGAGTGGCCGCCGCCATGTCCTGGCTGCTGTTCCTCGTGATCGGCGTGCTGACCCTCGTGAACAACCGCGCCTTCGGCCGCAGCGGCCTCGCCGGAAGGGACTGA
- a CDS encoding LacI family DNA-binding transcriptional regulator — MNRAVTLSEVAREAGVSPSTVSRILNGTARVNDAKARQVRLAIDKLGYTPNTFARSLATGASGSIGVLTPDIASPFYNDALSGIERGLMGSGYSPIIISGHWRTDEEEHAVALLLNRRVEGMIILGGQMPDHDLHALAARLPIGVLGRTIDLSAHGGVSLAMDNRQSARDLVNYLIGRGHRVIGHISGPGDHTDARERLDGYRDALQERGLRFDPTLVVQGDFQEPSGLIGMQRLLQGHSNMTAVFVANDQMAYGARLALYRLGLRVPDDMSLVGFDDLPGSSYTMPPLTSVRQPMGEMGQWLARYVLSRLRDETIEPFEPRQELMLRESVASRRGR, encoded by the coding sequence ATGAACCGCGCCGTCACCCTCAGCGAGGTCGCCCGCGAGGCCGGCGTGTCCCCCAGTACCGTCTCACGCATCCTGAACGGCACCGCCCGCGTCAACGACGCCAAGGCCCGGCAGGTCCGCCTCGCCATCGACAAACTCGGGTACACGCCCAACACCTTCGCGCGCAGCCTCGCCACCGGCGCGTCCGGCAGCATCGGCGTCCTGACCCCGGACATCGCCAGCCCCTTCTACAACGACGCCCTGAGCGGCATCGAACGCGGCCTGATGGGCAGCGGCTACTCCCCGATCATCATCAGCGGCCACTGGCGCACCGACGAGGAAGAACACGCCGTCGCGCTGCTGCTCAACCGCCGCGTGGAAGGCATGATCATCCTGGGCGGCCAGATGCCTGACCACGACCTGCACGCCCTGGCGGCCCGGCTCCCGATCGGCGTGCTGGGCCGCACCATCGACCTCAGCGCGCACGGCGGCGTGTCGCTCGCCATGGACAACCGGCAGTCCGCCCGCGACCTCGTGAACTACCTGATCGGACGCGGCCACCGCGTGATCGGTCACATCAGCGGTCCGGGCGACCACACCGACGCCCGCGAACGCCTGGACGGCTACCGCGACGCCCTGCAGGAACGCGGCCTGCGCTTCGACCCCACCCTGGTCGTGCAGGGCGACTTTCAGGAACCCAGCGGCCTGATCGGCATGCAGCGCCTGCTTCAGGGGCACTCGAACATGACGGCGGTGTTCGTGGCGAACGACCAGATGGCCTACGGCGCGCGCCTCGCGCTGTACCGCCTGGGCCTGCGCGTCCCGGACGACATGTCGCTCGTGGGCTTCGACGACCTGCCCGGCTCGTCGTACACCATGCCGCCGCTCACCTCGGTCCGGCAACCCATGGGTGAGATGGGGCAGTGGCTGGCCCGTTACGTCCTGTCCCGGCTGCGCGACGAGACCATCGAGCCCTTCGAGCCGCGCCAGGAACTGATGCTGCGCGAATCCGTCGCCAGCCGCCGGGGCCGCTGA
- a CDS encoding 16S rRNA (uracil(1498)-N(3))-methyltransferase — MTADRPDQSRPDQPRADLPRHRVRVPALSAVMTLGSGEARHLHVLRLRAGDALRVFDGQGAEALATLTELEEVRATLHLGEAIETHLETPYPVTLAVALLKGDKLSDVVRAATELGVSAVQLTVTSRADAREIGAQKLERLNRVAQEAAKQSRRSVIPPVLAPIPLAGVPLAGQVFVAQPGSNTRLTDVLDWSAPVTLITGPEGGLTDAEVARLVAGGAHAVTLGPRILRAETAPVALLGAIAALGL; from the coding sequence ATGACCGCCGACCGGCCCGACCAGTCCCGCCCCGATCAACCCCGTGCCGATCTGCCCCGCCACCGGGTGCGGGTCCCGGCCCTCTCGGCGGTCATGACGCTGGGGTCGGGCGAGGCGCGGCACCTGCACGTCCTGCGCCTGCGGGCCGGGGACGCCCTGCGCGTGTTCGACGGTCAGGGCGCCGAGGCGCTGGCCACCCTGACCGAGCTGGAGGAAGTGCGGGCCACGCTGCATCTGGGCGAGGCCATCGAGACGCACCTGGAAACGCCGTACCCGGTCACGCTGGCCGTGGCCCTGCTGAAGGGCGACAAGCTGAGCGACGTGGTGCGCGCCGCCACGGAACTCGGCGTGAGCGCCGTGCAGCTGACCGTCACATCCCGCGCGGACGCCCGCGAGATCGGCGCGCAGAAACTCGAACGCCTGAACCGCGTGGCGCAGGAGGCCGCCAAGCAGTCGCGCCGCAGCGTGATTCCACCCGTGCTGGCCCCCATTCCGCTGGCGGGCGTGCCGCTGGCCGGGCAGGTGTTCGTCGCGCAGCCCGGCTCGAACACGCGCCTGACCGACGTGCTCGACTGGTCGGCGCCCGTGACCCTGATCACCGGCCCGGAAGGCGGCCTGACCGACGCCGAGGTCGCGCGACTGGTGGCAGGCGGCGCGCACGCGGTGACGCTGGGGCCGCGCATCCTGCGGGCCGAGACGGCCCCGGTCGCGCTGCTGGGCGCCATCGCCGCGCTGGGTCTCTAG
- a CDS encoding GH1 family beta-glucosidase: MTNTLTDTAALTPAARAANLTRRDFPAGFVFGVATSSYQIEGAAQEDGRSPSIWDVFCAQPGRISDGSSGAVACDHYHRWEQDLDLIAALGVDAYRFSVAWPRVIPAGRGPVNPAGLDFYERLTDGLLARGVQPHVTLYHWDLPATLQDQGGWTNRDTAYAFAEYAAAVAGRLGNRVVSYATLNEPWCSSVLSYEIGEHAPGTRDRAAALSAAHHLMLGHGLAMPEIRRHAPQSQAGIVLNLGPQESASDRPEDIRAARHADGRLNRWFLDPLLRGEYPADTWEDVVADAPPVQDGDLRLIAAPMDFLGVNYYSRGVIGAQGGVMPEGASVTDMGWEIHPQGLTDLMLRLKADYPALPPIYITENGAAFADERSGDRVHDPRRTEFISTHLSALLDATQAGVDVRGYFAWSLMDNFEWAHGYQKRFGLVYVDYATQERLLKDSALWYQAFLK, encoded by the coding sequence ATGACGAACACCCTGACCGACACCGCTGCCCTGACGCCCGCCGCCCGCGCCGCCAACCTGACCCGCCGCGACTTCCCCGCCGGATTCGTGTTCGGCGTCGCCACCAGCTCCTACCAGATCGAGGGCGCCGCGCAGGAAGACGGCCGCAGCCCCAGCATCTGGGACGTGTTCTGCGCCCAGCCGGGCCGCATCAGCGACGGCAGCAGCGGCGCGGTCGCCTGCGACCACTACCACCGCTGGGAACAGGACCTGGACCTGATCGCCGCGCTGGGCGTCGACGCCTACCGCTTCAGCGTCGCGTGGCCCCGCGTCATCCCCGCCGGACGCGGCCCCGTGAACCCGGCCGGCCTGGACTTCTACGAACGCCTGACCGACGGCCTGCTCGCACGCGGCGTGCAACCCCACGTCACGCTGTACCACTGGGACCTGCCCGCCACGCTGCAGGACCAGGGCGGCTGGACCAACCGCGACACGGCCTACGCCTTCGCCGAGTACGCGGCGGCCGTCGCCGGGCGCCTGGGTAACCGCGTGGTCAGCTACGCCACCCTGAACGAACCGTGGTGCTCCTCGGTCCTGAGCTACGAGATCGGCGAGCACGCCCCCGGCACCCGCGACCGCGCCGCCGCCCTGAGCGCCGCGCACCACCTGATGCTGGGCCACGGCCTCGCCATGCCCGAAATCCGCCGCCACGCCCCGCAGTCCCAGGCGGGCATCGTCCTGAACCTCGGCCCGCAGGAAAGCGCCAGCGACCGCCCCGAGGACATCAGGGCCGCCCGGCACGCCGACGGCCGCCTCAACCGCTGGTTCCTGGACCCCCTGCTGCGCGGCGAGTACCCGGCCGACACCTGGGAGGACGTGGTGGCCGACGCGCCCCCCGTGCAGGACGGCGACCTGCGACTGATCGCCGCGCCGATGGACTTCCTGGGCGTCAACTACTACTCGCGCGGCGTGATCGGCGCGCAGGGCGGCGTGATGCCCGAAGGCGCCAGCGTGACCGACATGGGCTGGGAGATCCACCCGCAGGGCCTGACCGACCTGATGCTGCGCCTGAAAGCCGACTACCCGGCCCTGCCGCCCATCTACATCACCGAGAACGGCGCCGCCTTCGCCGACGAACGCAGCGGCGACCGCGTGCACGACCCGCGCCGCACCGAGTTCATCAGCACCCACCTCAGCGCCCTGCTGGACGCCACCCAGGCCGGCGTGGACGTGCGCGGCTACTTCGCGTGGTCCCTGATGGACAACTTCGAGTGGGCGCACGGCTACCAGAAACGCTTCGGACTGGTGTACGTCGATTACGCCACCCAGGAACGCCTGTTGAAAGACAGCGCCCTGTGGTACCAGGCCTTCCTGAAATAA
- a CDS encoding glycosyltransferase produces the protein MSAVSRSPSLAVLIPAFNEQDTVGAVVRVALEFTPDVVVASDGSSDGTAQAARDAGARVVELAQNGGKGAALLAALHATTAELVVLLDADLTGLSAAHLQILAAPVQEGRLDMSIGVFEGGGFVTDWGNKLTPHLSGQRACRREWLLGVPGLDQERWPEPAITRHLKVTGARWAYVELSNVAQVVKEKKRGFWRGATARTRMYASLLTYGVRRRKP, from the coding sequence ATGTCTGCGGTGTCCCGTTCTCCTTCCCTGGCCGTTCTGATTCCGGCGTTCAACGAGCAGGACACGGTGGGGGCCGTGGTCAGGGTGGCGCTGGAGTTCACGCCGGACGTGGTCGTGGCTTCCGACGGCAGCAGTGACGGAACGGCGCAGGCCGCGCGGGACGCCGGGGCGCGGGTCGTGGAACTCGCGCAGAACGGCGGCAAGGGTGCGGCGCTGCTGGCCGCGCTGCACGCCACGACCGCCGAACTGGTCGTGCTGCTCGACGCGGACCTGACCGGCCTGAGCGCCGCGCACCTGCAGATCCTCGCGGCGCCGGTGCAGGAAGGGCGGCTGGACATGAGCATCGGGGTGTTCGAGGGCGGCGGGTTCGTGACCGACTGGGGCAACAAACTCACGCCGCACCTGAGCGGGCAGCGCGCCTGCCGCCGCGAGTGGCTGCTGGGTGTGCCGGGGCTGGATCAGGAGCGCTGGCCGGAACCGGCGATCACCCGGCACCTGAAGGTCACGGGGGCGCGCTGGGCGTACGTGGAACTGTCGAACGTGGCGCAGGTCGTCAAGGAGAAGAAACGCGGGTTCTGGCGCGGCGCCACGGCCCGCACCCGCATGTACGCGTCGCTGCTGACGTACGGCGTGCGCCGTCGCAAACCCTGA